TTCCTAGGTCAGGTTTTTATTCTAGGTTGCAGATAACACTTGGATTTGtacattaagaaaaatgaaagaatgttcTCTAGTTCATGGAAATTTGTTTGGCTTTATTTTGACAGTGTTTTGAATTAACCAGATATGAAGAAGGTGAGTTTATAGTATGTTTGTTTACACTGAAGTGCCTTTATGATATTTTGTCTTGTTTGTCCCTGATCACAATTTTAGTGCAAACATCCTTTTGGATGATCAGTTTCAACCCAAACTAACTGATTTTGCCATGGCACACTTCCGGTCCCACCTAGAACATCAGAGTTGTACCATAAATATGACCAGCAGCAGCAGTAAACATCTGTGGTACATGCCAGAAGAGTACATCAGACAGGGGAAACTTTCCATTAAAACAGACGTCTACAGCTTTGGAATTGTGAGTACCAACTGCCAGTTAACAAAGGAGGAGAGTTTATTGCCAAGAATGTTCTAGattctaagaattttttaaagagttttaacTTTTGACTCATTGATTTCCTGTTAGCCCAtcttatatattaattttgtgtAATCAagcaattaataaaatataaagtcgTTAATCAGAATGAACTATATTCATAGTCATGGTTAATAGTTGCAAAaaattgtgtgtatatttttaagatatataGCTGACTTTCTATATATTCCTTGTAGGTAATAATGGAAGTTCTAACAGGATGTAGAGTAGTGTTAGATGATCCAAAACATATCCAGCTGGTAAGAATTGTTTTCATCCTGGCACCTATCTCTTGGTCATTTTTTGATCAAGTTCTCTGTGATAAAattgtctccctctctcccaagCGGGATCTCCTTAGAGAATTGATGGAGAAGAGAGGCCTGGATTCATGTCTCTCATTTCTAGATAAGAAAGTGCCTCCCTGCCCTCGGAATTTCTCTGCCAAGCTCTTCTGTTTGGCAGGCCGGTGTGCTGCAACGCGGGCAAAGTTAAGACCATCAATGGATGAAGTGAGTATATACATGGTTTTATTCAAAACTGAGCCCACAGAACCATGGAAAATCTAAACTAGATAAATTGTGTATCTAAGTGAATTATTTGTTAATGAGACAAATCCAGCCTCCAACAGAGAATTCCAATATAATAGTGTTTCCAGGTCAAAAAGCCACATCATTTGGTACTCTGTTAGAGGTCATTTCTAGGTGGAACCaagactccacaaaaaatttaatgtaaagaCATAAATGAGCAGTTTGCAGGGAATATTttattcaatcttttttttttttggagacagagtctcactctgttgcccaggctggagtgcagtggcactatctcggcccactgcaacctccacctccccagttcaagtgattctactgcctcagcctcccaagtagctgggattataggcacgagccaccacgcctggctaatttttgtatttttagtagaggcggggtttcacatgttggccaggctggtctcgaactcctgacctcaagtgatccactggcctcggcctcccaaagtgttcagtCTTCATTAAGAGATCTGGCTCATTATAAATGCAGCATATATTTTCCTTATccgtttttttttaatttattaatctaTCCATAGACTTAAtcacccattcatttatttgtttatttgcacaaataaacaaatacttaATTAATGCCTACTCTGTGTGTGCCAGACTTTGTACTGGGTGCTGGGAATACATCAGTGATCAAGATGCAATGACTACCCTCAAGCTCACTGTTAAGAGGAGTCAGATCAGTAAACATAGAATGTTGGTCCAGCAAGAGAAACATAATGATAGACAGAAGGCCAGGTTGCCGTGGAGCATGGATTCAGAATACACACCAGCCCATGGAAGTTAAGGAAGCTTTTTGATAGATATGACGGTTTAGCTAAGATCTGAAAAACAGGTTGGATTTAGGCAGCAGTAAGGATGGAAAGACATCCCAAGCAGAGAGAATGAATACCTGCAAAGGCTCCAAGGTGATGGAGCCCATGGTGCTAAGACCACAGATAATTCAGCATCATGGAGGGGGAGCAGTGAGGGAAAGCCTGGAGTGGTTAAAATAATAGAAGCTTCCATGACAGAGGGACATGAATTCCATTctaggagtttggattttatcctgaGTCTATCATAGAGCCATGCAAGGGTTTTAAACAAGGAGTTGACATAATCAGAATATAAACAGCACTGGCCTTCGAGGCAGGAGAGCTGTATTCCAGGCCTGACACCACCCGTGAGAGTTGTGTGGAGCCAAGGGCTCAGGAAGGAGCTATGACATGTATCGTGCAGGGACAGAGAATTGGAAGCCCGGAGATCTGGTGTCAAACAGCAGGTCTGTACCTTACTGACTAATGATACTGCTtcccttttctgagcctcaggctttatcatctataaaatgagaatgattaaTGTTGTTTGTacaggttaaatgagataatatatgtgaaagcactttgtaaactgtaaagctctctatatgtatttttttaattacgtgtgtgtgtatatgaaggTATGTTGTATGGTGTATTAATTACATCAAGGGTTCTCACATCTAGCTGTACATCCAAATCATCCGAAGCTTCTAACATACAGATTCCTGGACCTTCAACACCTTATTTTTTGAATGACAATCTCTATGTTGGGACCAAGGAATATGCACTTTAAAAGAGCTCCCTAAAACTTCTGGCATTTAGTCAGGCACcctggctcacgactgtaatcccagcactttgggagtctgaggtgggtggatcagctgaggtcaggagtttgaaaccagcctggccaacatggtgaaaccccatctctactaaaaatacaaaaattagccgggcatggtggcacgtggctgtaataccagctacttcggaggctaaggcaggaggattgcctgaacctgggaggcgtaggttgcagtgagccgagattataccactgcgccacaggcctgggcaacagagtgagactccatctcaaaacaaaacaaaacaaacaaacaaacaaaacaagaacaacaacaaaaaactggcaTTTAAGAATTACAGGTTGGGCCCACCATTTCCTTATTCCCTTCCAATCTTCCACATATTATGGTTGAAGTAAGAAATGTAgagacttgcccaagttcacaaagCTAGTTGGTGGCAAATCTGAGGCTTAAGTCAGGTCTCTTGGTATTTACTTCAGTGTAGTTTCTTTTATACCTGGTTTTAAGTCACTTAATTTACTCCTCAAAATAAAGGGGGTTAGCTAATCTTTAAGATCCCTTCTAATTCAAAATTCTATAGCTGAACTAAtttcatgaaaatgaaagaatattctTTATAGGTAGAGTGATAAAAGGTAAAAGGAAAGATTATTCAAACTTAATTTAATGTCTGTTTGCTTCTTTGTTATTAGGTTTTAAATACTCTTGAAAGTACTCAAGCCAGCTTGTATTTTGCTGAAGATCCTCCCACATCACTAAAGTCCTTCAGGTGTCCTTCTCCTCTATTCCTGGAGAATGTACCAAGTATTCCAGTGGAAGATGATGAAAGCCAGAATAACAATTTACTACCTTCTGATGAAGGCCTGAGGATAGACAGAATGACTCAGAAAACTCCTTTTGAATGCAGCCAGTCTGAGGTTATGTTTCTGAGCTTGGACAAAAAGCCAGAGAGCAAGAGAAATGAGGAAGCTTGCAACATGCCCAGTTCTTCTTGTGAAGAAAGTTGGTTCCCAAAGTATATAGTTCCATCCCAGGACTTAAGGCCCTATGAGGTAAATATGGATCCTTCTTCAGAAGCTCcaggccattcttgcaggagcaGGCCAGTGGAGAGCAGCTGTTCCTCCAAATTTTCCTGGGATGAATATGAacaatacaaaaaagaataaattccaccagaagataaagaaaaaagcaagtatTGCATAGGCACCTGAGCATAGGTATGACCTTGGGAAGACATTGGCTCCATAAGCAATGCCAAGAGAATGATCACTAGTGAGTTTGGGTGATGCAGATAAACAATCTGgataattccattccttttttccCAAACCCTCAAACAGAGTgccttaaaaaattgttttatcagGATAATTGTCTCATGACCAAATCCACGCTCAATTAGAGCCATTCAGAATTCCTTAAGATCGTGGGTTCTGACTTCAGCCAAACAAAACAATCAAAACCTACCAAAAAGGGACTGGATTGTAATGTCCTCTCCATCATCCTCGGTGTGAGTCCTCAGAGCCTCCATCTGCCAAGAACATTCAGTTGGATTCCATCGTTTGGTTTAGCTTGCTTGCAAGGGTTGTAGGAAATGTCTAATTTGTAAATGTTAATAGATACCTTTGGAAAGAATCACCTTGTTATTCTGATTGACCCCTCTTGTTTTTTGGTTAATCCCTGACTAGCCTGCTTGTCTGAAAATGAGCCAGGTTCACCCTTAGCTACGGCATGCTCTGTGTTGAAAGGGGATTTCTTCCCAAGATCTATCCTAAACTCTTAGGACAGTTTATCCTGTATTGACTATTattacagctttttaaaaacagacttaGTGACCTATTATATCTTAAGGAGACTATGTGAAATGTCCATCAAGTAATTTTTATTCCTGAGAAAATGGCTGGTTAAGGGCCTAGGTCAGCTTTTTGTTTAATCTACACCTTTCAACTCTGGGCCTTCATTCCTGCTGTTTCTTGGATCTCTCTCTTTTGAAATCCTACCAATCATCAGAGCTCTACAAAACAGCCACTTCCTGGAAGCTTCCCTAATCTCTACAACCAGAAGTACTCCCTTTATCAGTATTTCCACAgcaatttctttatatttctattttatatttatcactTTCTGAATTATATCAAAGCTGCTTgtcttatctctcttttttttttttttttttttttgagatggagtctcgctctgtcgtccgggctggagtgcagtggcacaatctcggctcaccgcaagctctgcctcccgggttcacgccattctcccgcctcagcctcccgagtagctgggactacaggcgcccgccactacgcccggctaattttttgtatttttagtagagacggggtttcaccatgttaggcaggatggtctcgatctcctgacctcgtgatccgcctgcctggcctcccaaagtgctgggattacaggcatgagccaccgcacctggccttcatcTCTTTTACTAGGTTGTAAACTCCCTATATTAGTGTTCTACTGTTTTTGTAACACATTATCacaaatttagtgacttaaagtaacataaattaattattttgcagttctggaggtcagaattcCTTAGCATTCTTTCTGGAGGCTGTTGGGGAGAACTCACTgacttgccttttccagcttctagaggccacctgccttctttggctcatggcctcttcctccgtcttcaaagccagcaacgtGACATTTCagatctccctctctctctctgtctcaccacATCTTCACTACCCTCTTCGTCTCATTCTGGCCCTTCTGCATGTCTTTTATAAAGACCTTTGTGATTTCACTGGGCCCACTCAGATAAGCCAGGAAAATCTCTGTGTCtcagatccttaatttaattacaCCTGCAAAGTCCGTTTTCTCgtgtaaagtaacatattcacaggtttctgGAATTgggacgtggacatctttggggggccATTACTCTGTCTGTCATACTCCCTGAGTGTGTAAGGGCCATCTCTTCAGAGCCTAATGTGTCATCCTACACAGAGCAGGTGTTTCCTTATAAATTAAGTTGAATTAAATTACCCCTATGAAGCCACATAATCAATAATTCAGCTATAATAAACATTGCCGAGTAAATTAACAAAGGGAGGATAATGACTCCTTATGATGATGGATAGAAACACTGAAGAAAACCATTTTCAGAGGATTTACTGAATCTTCCTCTCCAAGGAGCTTGTAATAGAAGGGTAAACCTCTAGTTTCTTGTCCAGCAGAGGAATAGGCTcatgtcttttgttttattttatttttttggtgagtCAGTATGGTTGGGTTAATCATATTCAGATTAGATTCCATGTTGAAGAACAACtaatcaaagaagaaaatcatcagGAATCAGGGTGAGATTAACAGATCAAGGTCAGAAACATGGAGTTACAATTTTCCAAAAAAGCACGAAGTGAGATTAAAACCACAGTAAGTCTTAGTCTGATTGACAGGCTTTATACAGGCCCTCAGTAAGCAGTTGGGAGAACCCATGCCCACCACTGCTCTCTACGGTATCTGGCTGCTCAGAGCTCTCTGCCCCATCTGATCACCACACATATGAAAGGGTTGGACTAAActtcatataacttttattcCTGTGACCTGTGCTAGACTGGCAACTCTTGATTACACGTGTTAATGAAAGGAAGCAGCAAAAGTCTTTGACATTTGGTTTACATATTGCAAACCATTCTGAGCCCGATTTAGCTTATTTTAGAGATGTAATCTGAGATTATATTGGCTGAATTGGGAAATTTAGCCTGGAATCATGTGAAGTTGCCACTAATAATTCACAAAAGAGATCATCAAGAATTGACTCTGCATTAAACTGTTTTTCACTTAGAATATGGACCCCCACCAATACATTCAATGAAGGGTCATTAAGGAAGCTCTGATTAACATCAGGCCCATGCAGTTACTCAGCACATATAATCTGTTGGTATTATGTTGATTTGAACTTGCTTAGCTGACTTAAAGCAGGGTTTCTCAAACTGTAGTATGCATCAGAATGACTTGGAAAGCTGGTTAAAAACGCAGATTGCTGGGTCCACCCAGCTTCTGATGCAGTAGGTCTGGGGTTAGAA
The Gorilla gorilla gorilla isolate KB3781 chromosome 10, NHGRI_mGorGor1-v2.1_pri, whole genome shotgun sequence genome window above contains:
- the IRAK3 gene encoding interleukin-1 receptor-associated kinase 3 isoform X1; the protein is MAGNCGARGALSAHTLLFDLPPALLGELCAVLDSCDGALGWRGLAERLSSSWLDVRHIEKYVDQGKSGTRELLWSWAQKNKTIGDLLQVLQEMGHRRAIHLITNYGAVLSPSEKSYQEGGFPNILFKETANVTVDSVLIPEHNEKGILLKSSISFQNIIEGTRNFHKDFLIGEGEIFEVYRVEIQNLTYAVKLFKQEKKMQCKKHWKRFLSELEVLLLFRHPNILELAAYFTETEKFCLVYPYMRNGTLFDRLQCVGDTAPLPWHIRISILIEISKAIHYLHNVQPCSVICGSISSANILLDDQFQPKLTDFAMAHFRSHLEHQSCTINMTSSSSKHLWYMPEEYIRQGKLSIKTDVYSFGIVIMEVLTGCRVVLDDPKHIQLRDLLRELMEKRGLDSCLSFLDKKVPPCPRNFSAKLFCLAGRCAATRAKLRPSMDEVLNTLESTQASLYFAEDPPTSLKSFRCPSPLFLENVPSIPVEDDESQNNNLLPSDEGLRIDRMTQKTPFECSQSEVMFLSLDKKPESKRNEEACNMPSSSCEESWFPKYIVPSQDLRPYEVNMDPSSEAPGHSCRSRPVESSCSSKFSWDEYEQYKKE
- the IRAK3 gene encoding interleukin-1 receptor-associated kinase 3 isoform X2, yielding MGHRRAIHLITNYGAVLSPSEKSYQEGGFPNILFKETANVTVDSVLIPEHNEKGILLKSSISFQNIIEGTRNFHKDFLIGEGEIFEVYRVEIQNLTYAVKLFKQEKKMQCKKHWKRFLSELEVLLLFRHPNILELAAYFTETEKFCLVYPYMRNGTLFDRLQCVGDTAPLPWHIRISILIEISKAIHYLHNVQPCSVICGSISSANILLDDQFQPKLTDFAMAHFRSHLEHQSCTINMTSSSSKHLWYMPEEYIRQGKLSIKTDVYSFGIVIMEVLTGCRVVLDDPKHIQLRDLLRELMEKRGLDSCLSFLDKKVPPCPRNFSAKLFCLAGRCAATRAKLRPSMDEVLNTLESTQASLYFAEDPPTSLKSFRCPSPLFLENVPSIPVEDDESQNNNLLPSDEGLRIDRMTQKTPFECSQSEVMFLSLDKKPESKRNEEACNMPSSSCEESWFPKYIVPSQDLRPYEVNMDPSSEAPGHSCRSRPVESSCSSKFSWDEYEQYKKE